One window from the genome of Hippocampus zosterae strain Florida chromosome 7, ASM2543408v3, whole genome shotgun sequence encodes:
- the rpl14 gene encoding 60S ribosomal protein L14, whose translation MVFKRFVQIGRVAYIGFGPYAGKLVAIVDVIDQNRALVDGPCTGVKRQAMPFKCMQLTDYVIKVPHGARQKFVRRAWEKAGVNEKWEQSSWAKKIEAREKRAKMSDFDRYKVMKAKRMRNKIIKHEVKKLQKQAATKKK comes from the exons ATG GTGTTCAAGCGCTTTGTCCAAATTGGCCGCGTCGCCTACATCGGTTTCGGGCCTTACGCCGGCAAGCTGGTGGCCATCGTCGATGTCATCGACCAAAATAGG GCTCTTGTTGACGGTCCGTGCACTGGTGTGAAGAGGCAGGCCATGCCCTTCAAGTGCATGCAGCTCACAGACTACGTCATCAAAGTACCTCACgg TGCTCGCCAGAAGTTTGTGAGAAGAGCCTGGGAGAAGGCCGGCGTCAACGAGAAGTGGGAACAGAGCAGCTGGGCCAAGAAGATCGAGGCGAGAGAGAAG AGGGCCAAAATGTCCGACTTCGACCGCTACAAGGTGATGAAAGCGAAGAGGATG aggAACAAGATCATCAAGCACGAGGTGAAGAAACTCCAGAAACAGGCGGCAACGAAGAAAAagtga